gctTGTCCCTTTTCACCCCAGTGCCTTTCACCCGTGCCTCACCCTGGGGACACTGGCTGTGGGGGGGCATGCTCCCGGCCCCCAACCCGCCTTGGTAAGACTGACTTGGGGGGGACCCCGGGCTCTGGGGGGGCTGCCCTAGGCCGTTGCTGGGTCCCTGGAGCCCAGGGGGGGTGGGCAgttttgggagggggggggggatgtagGTGGGAGCCTCAAGATGCAGCGAGGCTCGGTATCAGGGCACGACTAATTTAACGTAGgggagatttttattattattaataagaGTTTGTAACTTGGACGGGGACCTGAGGAAGGGTGGTTTCTGCTCATCACCCCACtcggggggcagcagccctgcacccccTCACCCCAATAAACCTCTTGCTGCTCCCAGTGgtgcctgctgccttcctggggGGATGCGGGAAGAGTGTGGGGTGTCCCCCCACGTGCTGCGACACATTCTGGGGGCACCcgcttcccccccacacacccccattTGATGGGGAGCCTTGGGGGTGGCTttggcagtagctgctctctccGCCTTCCCGGTGCACCCAGCAGCAGGGCACCCCGGGGGAGGGTtgcagggtgtcccccccccccagcatgggCTGCCCTTGGGGAGCCAAAGCATTCACTGAATGAGTAACGGAGGCCCCCTCCGGGCTTGGCCTgagatttggggcaaaaaaaTAGCTTAATGGGGCTGGGGTGGGTCCCCAAGTCCGGCAGCCAGGGGCTGGGTGGGCtcgggggggcccgggggggtcAGGCCATGCTGCTGGTGGAGCAGGGGGTGCTCTGGGTGCTGCCGATGCTGTGGTTGGTGCTGCTGCTCTCTGAAGCTGGTGCCGTGCTGGAAACCGGCTGCAGTTTGGAGATGGGACCTGGCTGACGCCGTGCGCCGCGGGGAGAAACACCAAGGGGGACCAGACTCAGGGCGGCCGGTGGTGGCCATGGCTCGTCCCCACGGGACTTTCCAGCCCCCATGCATGAACCCTCACAGATTGCTCCCCAGCCGTCCCCTGAGCCCCCATGATGGAGATGGGCATGGGGGACCATGGTGGcaccaggagcaggagggaggacaGGTGGCAGGGGGGaccccagggcagtggggggaCCCTGAGGAGCCGTGGCCACCCTGAGCAGGGTCATTCCCTTGTGGCATTGCCGGGAGAGCCATATGGATGGTGGCAGCACAGCAGCCTGGTCCCTCACTCACCCAGGGACCTCGGACGGAGGGCTTTGGGCTAGGGGGGTATATGGGGCACCCAGCAAGGGACATGTGTGGGAGGGCAacccccatcccactgcgggCATCCCCAGGGTGGTGGATACTCACGGGTGTGTGAGTAGATGTACCAGAGCCCGGCGGTGAGGAGTGCCCCGATGAGGAAGGCGCCGAAGGTGATGCCCAGGACGGCGGCCAGTCCCAGCCCGCGGTCTGTAGGGGGACAAGGCTGTCAGAACCGccatgctggtggtggtggggggagttccctttccatccccattcccaccccGGCCCTGTCTCCTGGCCCAAACTCACTGTTGGGCAGCCGCCAGCTGTCCTTCACCGTCACCTCCAGGACCTTCTCAAAGATGGTGTTGTTCTGCAGAGGTGGAGgttggggtgaggaggggggacacccctgtcccctcccgtccccccagtgggtgatggggctgggagcccccATGCTCTTCAGGGACCGGGGATGCTGCTCCTGGCCAGGTGACAGAGCCTGGCAGTTGAGGACAAACCAGGCTGCCATCACCGATGGTGGGGACCAGCATGGTGGCATCACGGAGTGGGGTTACTGACCTGCAAGCCAGCCTTGCACTTGAGGGTGGCGGAGAAGGGGACGCGCCCGCCCTCGGGGACGGCGTAGGTGAAGCGGAAGCGCCAGACCTTCCTCCCGTGGCTGCTGGGGGGGCCTTCCATCACGGCCACCCCTGCCCCACGCGCCTCCCCCGCCTCCACCAGCAGCTCCGGCTCCTGCCCCGGTGCCACCAGCCAGCATTCCTTCAGCTGCAGGTCGGCCGGGTGGTCCTCCCACCGCATGGACGCCTgccgtggggacaggggggacatgcTGTCAGGGATGCCAGCCCAGGGACAGCGGGACACTCCCCGAGCCTGGGCACTGAGACGGTGGTGGTACCTGCACGAAGGCCTCCTTGTTGACCTCCAGCTCCGTCTGTGGTGCCTCAAAGGCAGCAGTGGGGAAGAGGCGCAGGAAGAGCTCCCGAGGGATGTTGCATTCGAAGGCCACCTGCAAGTGGGAATGGTGCTGCTGAGGCCACCCACAGCACCCGGTGGCAGCACCAGCACCCTCCTCCCGTGGTCCCACTCCGGACACGCCGGGAAACCCGGCTCTTACCCGCACGCTATGGAGCACTGCGCCCTTGGCCAGGCTAAGGATGAGCTGCAAGAAGGTAGGAAAGGCTGGGTCAGCCAAGTGGTCCCCACTGCTGGGGGGCAccgatgggatgggatgggacgggatgggatggggcccatgatgggatgggatgagatgggacaggatgggatgggatgagatgggacgggatgggatggggcccacaatgggatgggatgggacgggatgagacgggatgggatggggcccatgatgggatgggatgggatgggatggagggggTCCCACTCTGGGATGGGAGATAGTGTCACACCCTGGGGGGGTCTCACCCACACCACCCCCATCTCCTCCATCTCCGCCAGCACCTGGGTGCAGCAGCAGGGCTCAGCTCTGTGTCACACCAGGACGTTTCCCACCATGCAAAAGCAAGGAGGTCCCAGTTGAAGCCCCCATGGGGCatcagcggggctggggggcagtgCCCCAGCTGCGTCCCAGCCCCCCCTCACCTCATTGTTGGCGTGGCCCCTGCCCTCCAGCGAGGTGCCGCAGTGGCTGAGGGGGGTTTTCAGCATGAAGTGAGTAGCGTTTTTCTCTGCCTGGCAGCTGATGTCCCTCAGGGTGATGTTCACCACGTCCTTGATGGGCTGGGAGAAAAGCACCTGGCGGTCACCGCCGTCTGGGGACAGCCCCGTgccacccacccccagcacctGGAGCAGGATGTGACTCCCTGGGTGATACCAGCGGGTGGCGGGGACACCACTACCACCACCCCCTCACCTCCAGGTGAGACCTGGCGATGACGATCTCCATGGTTTCATCCGTGCACTTCCAGGGCTGGAGCGTGAGCAGCAGCATGTGGGGCAgcatgttggggggggggtgggggggggttggtcGTCGCGGGCACCCTCCTGACTGCCTCtgtgggatggggagatggggacacTTAGTGGGGgcagcgggacccccccccctcccatccCACCCAAGCCCCAAGGGCCTCACCATGCTCCTGGATCTCCAGGCTGACACGGGCGCTGGCGGGGATGGTGGAGTAGGAGGCGATGACACTGTAGTTCTTCTCAAAGGCTTTGGCGATGAGGCCCTGCTCCGTGTCCGGCAGGTGCTCCCCTGGGATCAGCGGTGAGGGGATGTGCACAATCTTGTAGTTCCCGGAGACCTATGGTGGGGCAGGACagaatgggggcggggggggtgctgagtggggatggggacagctgaGGATGCTCAAGGTAGGGATGGCTTCTGGATTCGTCACCATTAGGAGGGCTTGCAGCAAGGGCGCTGCCACCTCCCTGTGCCCAATGTCCCCAGAtgccctcctgccaccccccccaccccccccatgcCACCAGCCCCCTTGGCGGGGgtgggagacacacacacacatcctgcTCAGCCCTACCAGGAACTGGATGTGGCAGTTGTTGACGGAGAGGGACCAGGTGAGGTTGGCCCGGCTCTGCAGGATGAGGATCTGGTCGCTCACGGTTCTCTCAGGACAGCTCAGGGACAGGTTCACCTCCGCGATGGGGAAACTGGGAAACCACAAGacaacccccccccaccagcaTCATCCTCCTGCACTGGCAGATCCCATAGCCCCCGCCTCGGGATGGGGGGGGCTCTGCCTATGAGACACCCCAATCCCTTCCCGAGCATCTCCAAGCGtgtcccaccacctctgccactGCCTGTCCCGCGGCTCCTGGGGGTCCCACCACCTGCGCGGCGCCGTACCTGTGCTCGGGCTGCAGGCGGACGATGTGGGCGGCCCTGGTGCTCTGGGCATCCCTGCGCGAGCAGCCCTTCACCCCGTGGAAGAAGACCTCGGTCTCCAGGTGCGGCATGGCGTTGAAGCGCTCCTGGGGGACGCATTCTGGGGGGCTGCCGGCATCTGCGGAGGCGAGGGGAGTGTGTCACCAAAGCCAAACTGGGCTCAGTGGGCGGGGAGATGCTTGGGGCCAGCCCTGGTGCTGTGGGCCAGGTGACATCAGTCCCCGTAGCATCTCCCCTGGGACTGTGCATCTTCCCAGCGGGTTGTCATCTGttgggagcagggagagctgcccaCCCTGTTtccccccagcaccagcccccgGCCCCACGCACCTTCTCCCAGCCGGACCTGCACCCAGCGGGGGTCCCGCAGCTCGCTGTAGGACGTGATGCCCCCGTAGGCACCCTGAGCCCAGGCCAGTAGTTGCCCCTCGCCGGTGGCCGCGGGCAGCTCAGGGCCGGGAGTGACGGTGGTCCCCAGGCTGAGGTGGGCGTCCTGCAGGGCGAGCAGCAGCCTGAGCTGAGGAGTGGGGGGCCAAGGCACATCCCTCCCCAGCTCGGGCTGGTGTGGGTAAAGCATGGAAAGCCTCTGGCACGGAGAACGTGAATGTAAAGCTAAGCCAGGCGGGCACCCCTGGAGCCCCGGCTCCATCGTGGCTGGGGGTCACCCCGGATTGAGCAGGGGTTTTTTGGGCCACGGACTGGGAGCGGTGTGGGCGGCCGGCGGCACGCGGAGAGCTCAGCCCGCTTTATTATTAGCTGCAAACAAAGCAGGAGGTTTATTTTGCTAACAAAGCGCCCGGCCCCGGCTCAGCTCGCTGGAGCCAAACCCCATCCCTGACCTTCCTCCCGCCGGCCGGAGGAAACAGGAGCTTTTTCCAGCCCTGTGCGTCATTCCCTGCCGGGCCAGCCCCATGCTCAGCGCCACCGGTAGCGGCCAGGcgcgtcccctcctccccagggcacTGCGAGCATCCTCTCCAAGGATGGAGGACCAGTctcctccagggacaccccacaaacatctccagggatggccccagccctgctgccccggCGCTGGGCTGTGACACTCACGGTGCGGACAAGCAGGTCTGGGCACGGGGAGGTGACGATGGCGGAGCAGCGGCCACACAGGAGGACAAGCACCACTGGCCGGGTACAGCCACCAGCTTGTGGCATGACGGACACCTTCAGTGGGAAGGCAGAAGCctgtggggggggaaagggagcgCATCAGCACAGCGGTCATCAAGCCTCAGTTGCTGTCACCTACCTGGCTGCACCCCCGGCTACCCCACCTGCCCCCAGAGACAGAGGGAGCAGACAGAGCCCAGAGCGCCCTTGGGCTTGCCCCGAGCACGGGCCATGCAGGAGGCAGCCGTGGCTGGGTGTAGGGAGCAGGTCAGGCAATGCAGAGATGCCACGTGGCCCAGTACCCACATTGGTGGGGGCAAacacccccccagctctcccgaGCAAGGTACCAGGGCATTCCCACCCTGGGGTCCAGGGCACCCCCATACTGGGGACTGGGGCATCTTTGAGTCAGGGACCAGGTAACGTCTGTACTGGGCACCAGGGTGTCACCCCGCTGGGGACTGGGGTGTCCCCACACCAGAGACTGGCATGTCCCCACACTGGGGACTGGGGCATCCTTACACCAGCAACTAGAGCATCCTCGCACTGGGGACTGGGGTGTCCCCACATGGAGGACTGGAGCATCCCCACACTGGGGCCAGGTCatccccaccctgggcacccgagtacccccaccctgggcaccaGGGTGTCACCCCACTgaagactggagcatctctgcccCAGACCGGGACATCCCCCTGCGGGTTTCCCTGCCCGGTCCCAGCACCGTGCAGCCTCTCCAGGCTTGGGACCGGCTGTACCGGtgcacagggatgctgggggcactgggatgccGGGGGTACAGAGGTGGCACACACTGCTCCCCATGGCCGGCACTGCCCGGCAGCCTCCAGCTGGAAATCCGGATGGGGAAGCTGAAAGGCCAGGCGCTAAGTTTGGCAACCACCACCTGAATCATTGCTCGCAAAGTGCTGAGCCAGGCGGAGGGCAGGGAAAACCAGCCGGGGGCCGGGGGTGGAGGCAGCCGCCGGTGCCGGGCACGGGGCCGGCGGGATGGGGCCATGGGCATCCCAGCCTGGCAGTGGCCCTGTGGCGAGCGTGGGTGGCCGGGGACCCCGGGTGGCCCCGGGCGTCGGGGAGGAGCCGGCGGCTGTTTTTCCTGCCGCGTGTTTTGCAGCGCTCCATTGTTCGGCTGCGCGAGCCTCGCCGCTGCCCCGACGCCGcctttcaggttatttttttctttttctttttctttttttttttttttttcatcgtgGGGATCTGCTTATAGAAAGCGGCTTCCAGTAATTCTTCTATAAGTGGAGCTGCatccctgcccggctccccccgcatGCCACAGGGCTTGGTGCCACAGCCGTGACATCAGTGTGTCCCCCCTGCCGCCGCTGGTGACAACCACAGGGCACCCCCGGGTCACATCCGGATGGGACAGAGGGGCTCTTGCAAAATCCACCCTCCCCAATGGCTCTGGGCCCAGCTCCCGCCTCCCCCCAAAAAGCAgaactgggagagctgggaggtggcagaggggAAATGTGGCGCCAGGAGGCCCAAAGCTGGGCCAAAATTGGGTGTTGGGTTTGCCGGGGCGCAGCCTGTGCCCGGGGAGCTGTGCCACGCTGCAGAGCAGCCGTGCAAACCCCTGTGCTGGTGCAAATCCATGCACCAGTGCAAACCCACCCACCAGTATAACCCGGCAGCGGCACCAGCCAGGgatgcagccccagccccgctgctgctctGCGCCCATCCTCACCCAAAAGCTGCCCGGGGCACCCACAATGCAGTTATCACCCCTCAGCAGGCCGTGCAATTGCTGGCGACCCGGTTTCCGCTCGTTTGGCCACCTTCAAGTGATGTGCCTCCCTCTATCCCTCCCCCTGtccctccttccatccttccttccatccctgtctccatccttccatccctccttccatccttccatccctccttccatgcCTCCATCCCACCTTCCattcttccatccctccttctgtCCCACCCTCCGTCCCTCCCTGGCATGGTCCCCATCCGGTGCCTGtggctctgccctgctcctgcacTGGGACCAGGCCACCTCCCCAGGGAGACAGGGGTTCCTGGGACGTCCAGTGCAGGGACAGCATCGGCCGATGGAGAAGTTGCCTCTAAAGACTTTAAATCCCCGTTGGGGCCAGACGCTGGGAGGGGAAGCTCAGTGAAGGCACCATGGGAAAGGGTAATCGGGGCCCTCTCGCTGTGCCTTAGTTTGACAGCAGAGACACCCTGCCCAGCGGGGGCAGTGCCAGGGTGACAGTGATGAGGTGACAACGCTGAGGGGATGCACCAGGACCCCGCTCGCTCACCTTGGACCACTCGACGCTGAGGACGTGGACTTCATGGCCGGTGCCCACGGAGCTGTTGCTGATGCAGCCCCGCGGCACCGTGCTGGTGGCATAGGACAGGGTGATGGGTGGCTCCCCCGTCACCGGCTGCAGGTCACAGCCCTCGGCTCTCCCGGGATCTAGGTGGAAAACAAGCAACCGTCAGTCCCTGCCGCACGGATGTGGGGACAGGGAATGTGGGGTGACATGACATGGGGGGGATGTGACATGGGAGGGGGCTGCATCGCAACGTCAGCCCTGGCGCTGCCCCCACACCCCCGGCACGGTGTCACCGCGGTCCTGCTGCCGGCACAGCGCCCGCAGGACATCTGCTACGTGTCTGCTCGGGGCTCATCTGCTGCCGCCGTCCCCCGGCGCAATCACGTTAATGACCCTCGGATCCGGGCTGGAAAAATCTGCTGTCCCTGCTCGGCACTGCCGCGTGCCAAAACTCGCACCCGGCTGCCCCCAACGCTCGGGCGGCGGCGGAagcccccccgcatccccccgccATGCCGCAGGAAAGCGGGAAGCTCAGGTATGGAAATGGCTGTAAAGCTCATCCTCCGCAGGCGCTGAGGCGTGAGCCTTGCCCCGTGCCGCACCCCCCTGCGCGGCGCGCGagcgagcggggctgggggcagctgccaAGGGAAATCCTGAGTGCAAACAGCCGCTTGAAGGCCTGATCCTGTAAATCCCCGTTTTCCTCGGCCatttcccctgccctgggcagccctgccGCATCCAGGCTGTCCTCAAGCTGGCCCCTGTGCTGGGAGGCGGTGGGGGGACCCACTTGCACCCATGGATGCCCCCTTGCAGGGGGCTAGGCAGGATGGAGCCCCACACCACAGCTGGGGGGAGGTCTCCATGGGCACACAGTGCTTGGGGCACTGCGTTTGGTTTGGAGGTGGCCACTGAGCTCTGTCCCTTCCTGTCCCATCCTTTCCCAACCCTGGTGGCTCTAGCCACCGTGCCGGGAGGCAACCGGACCCCGAGCCAGGGCCACCCAGCCACCCCCGCCTGGACCATGGCTGGAGGGTGCGATGCTCCGGGAGTCGAGGCTTCGGGATGCAGCAGCCAGTAAAGGGCCACCCGTGCCATGTCACATCCATCACAGTGTCCCCGGCCCACGTCTCTCTGTCGGGGTCGCGTGGCCGCGGCGGTGGGGTCACGGCGCAGACCCCCCCCCCGCGAGTGACGCTGCCGCGGGCCCACCTATTGTCTGGCGCTTCCTCCCCCCGGCACGGCGGCCATGTGGCCGGCAGCATCAGGAGGAAGATAAACAGCCTCTTATCTGGGCGCCACAGGCTGCGtccctcttcccctctgctcctgccccaacGGCACCGGGCACAGCCATGCAGCCCCCAGCATGGCTGGGCTGAGGACGGGCAGTTCGTCACACCTCCGGCAGCATCCCACGGCGAGGTCAGGCAGGGCCAGGGGGCCGCAGCCAGGCTCGCCCCCGGCACAGGGCAGGGATGCCAGAGGAGGGGATGTGGGGCAGCGGTGCCAGCCGGGCACCGTCATTCCCTGGGGAAGGCAGCGGGCTCCAGCATTATGTCAGGATCAGATAAGGGGGCTCAGCTGGGCCGCCCGGGGCGATCAGATAAGGGCCCTGTTATTTTTGTACTccgggaaagggaaaaaaaaataaaaaggaagaaagaaagaaaatccacttTATGTTTTTCCAGCCGCCCGCCCTCTCCTTCGCTCCGGTGTGGCTGAGaccagggagcagggaaggtgtCGCCGCGGTCCCCCATCGGGTCGGGGGCCAGAGGGATCAACGACTGTTTTTTCGGGAGCAGATCAAAGGCCCCGGGTGCAGAGTAACGCCCAGGGGTGCCGGGACgggggatgcagggctggggtggctcCAGCAGCCCAGGATGCCCCATGGGACAGGCAGCGCCACTCCGGCATCCCGGCATCCGGCTGTGCCGCCTCGGCACTTGTGTAACGAGCTGGATGGTCTCAGCCCAGCTCAGGAATGGGGATGGACCTAGTGCTGCAAACTCGGGGGGAAGTTTGCACACATTCCCCCCGAGCCACTGCTGGCTGTTACACCATGCGGAGGTGGCACTGGGGCTCAGATGATGGGGTGGATGGGACCAAGCTTTGGGGTTGACGCAGACCGTGTCATACCTGCCCCTCTCTTAAGCCAGCTGGGCGCTGaacagcctctccccagggacgGGAAGGGACGTCCCAGCACTGTGCTCGCCCCACGGGGAGCAGCGCTGGTCCCTGCTGGGATAGGAGGCACAAAGTCCCCCACCTCTGGAAGCCTGCTGTGTCCTTGAGGCTCCACGGCACTGTACCCGCCCTGGGCACTCCCAGCCCATGGCACTATACCCACTGtgggcacccccagctccccaagACTGTGCCTGCCAtgggcacccacagccccacaggtccctgaggggaggcagcagccagaCAGGACATGGCCTGTGTGCCACAGCTAGGCAGGACGGGGACCATATGGCACCGCTACGCAGGACGGGGACCATATAGCACAACTACACAGGACAGAGACCACATACCACAGCTACTCAGGTCAGGGACCACACAACACAGCTACTCAGGATGGGGACCGTACGGCACAGCTGCATAGGGTAGGGATGATATGGCACAGTCATAGAGgacaccagcacaggttgggaaTGGTATGGCACAGATGAATAGGACATGGGCTATATGGAAGAGCTACACAGGACAGGGATCATACAGGCACAGTTGTATATGACAGGGACTGTATGGCTCAGTTACGCAGGACAGGGACCATATGGCACAGCTACATTAGCTAGGGACCATATAGCACAGTTAGGACACGAACTGCATTACACAGCTCAATAGGACAGGGACCATATGGCACAGTTATTCAGGATGGGGACCATACGGCATAGCTGCATAGGGCTCAGCCCATATAGCACAGTCACATCAGTGCAGGGACTGTATGGCACAGCCATATAGGATGGAGACTGTATGGGACAAATGCAAAGGACATAGGCTGTAGGGCACGGCTACGTGGGACAGAGACGGCTTTGCAGAGCTGCATAGGATGGAGACCAGATGGCACAGCCACATAGTATAGGGACTATACATCACAGATAGGGAGGACAGGGCCTCTATGGCACAACCACATAGGATGCAGAGCACATGGCACAGCCATAGGACAGGGACTGTATGGCACAGCTGTGGGGGACACGGACCTTCTGGCACAGCGGTGTAGGATGGGGACCGTACGCACAGCTACGGGGGACATGGCCCACACGGCACAGCCTCACTGGGCAGGGACCGCCTGGCAGAGCTGCCGGGCAGTGACCAGGGgtgacagcaggcagggagcgggcacAGAGCATGGCAGCGGGgacaccccagcagcacccaccgcTGCTGGCCCCCGTGGTGGCTGGGAGGGACCGACACAACTGGGACAGGCTGTCCCACCAGCCTCGGCCTCTGCCTTCCCACTTCCCTTTCCCTCTGATGGTGGGTCGCGTCCCCGggccccccagctccctgccttccATCCGGCATGGGTGTCCCCACGCCTGTCCCCCCTTGAAGTTCCCCCTGCGGCTTCGCAGAGACCTTGGGGCGGCTTTAGTGCTTCCCAGCCGGACTGCTCAGGAGGCAGACAagtccccagccccgtccccacaGCCGATGTGgtgctttgtggggtttttcctacTCCTCACCCTGGCTCCCTGTCAACACCCCCCCAGACCCCGCCGTGCCGGGAGGCCATGGAAGCTGCCCAGGACCCCGCGGGTGTCATTGCCTTGGTCGGGGCACAGCAGCCCTGGTGACGCAGCCTGGATTtcgggggtgctggggagggcagggccgTGCTGTGTGTCCCCGCCTGGGGCTGTTGGAGGGGttgtccctccccacctctggggctgccccccaaaaccttctcccctgGAGGGCTGCCGGGGGTGACAGTGCCCATGCCAGCACAGCCGAGACCCCTTCGTCCACGGACCCACTGACTCCCGGGGAGATGGACGGAGGGGGGGGGCGTCCAGGGGACGGAGCTGCTCCCGGGACGGAGTCACCGGTGGGTCCCGCAGCCGGTCCCATCCCGGGGTTCCCGTCCGGGGGTCCCCTCCCCTCAGTAAACCCCCTCCAtccgcatccccatccccactcaCCCGGGCGGccgagcagagccagcagcagcggcaggagcgGGGCGGTTCGGGGGCCCATGTCCGCCTGCGGCCGCTGCCCCGTAGCCAGCGCCGagtgccgggcggcggcggcggcaggaaaCCGA
The genomic region above belongs to Rissa tridactyla isolate bRisTri1 chromosome 14, bRisTri1.patW.cur.20221130, whole genome shotgun sequence and contains:
- the ENG gene encoding endoglin; protein product: MGPRTAPLLPLLLALLGRPDPGRAEGCDLQPVTGEPPITLSYATSTVPRGCISNSSVGTGHEVHVLSVEWSKASAFPLKVSVMPQAGGCTRPVVLVLLCGRCSAIVTSPCPDLLVRTDAHLSLGTTVTPGPELPAATGEGQLLAWAQGAYGGITSYSELRDPRWVQVRLGEDAGSPPECVPQERFNAMPHLETEVFFHGVKGCSRRDAQSTRAAHIVRLQPEHSFPIAEVNLSLSCPERTVSDQILILQSRANLTWSLSVNNCHIQFLVSGNYKIVHIPSPLIPGEHLPDTEQGLIAKAFEKNYSVIASYSTIPASARVSLEIQEHGCPRRPTPPHPPPNMLPHMLLLTLQPWKCTDETMEIVIARSHLEPIKDVVNITLRDISCQAEKNATHFMLKTPLSHCGTSLEGRGHANNELILSLAKGAVLHSVRVAFECNIPRELFLRLFPTAAFEAPQTELEVNKEAFVQASMRWEDHPADLQLKECWLVAPGQEPELLVEAGEARGAGVAVMEGPPSSHGRKVWRFRFTYAVPEGGRVPFSATLKCKAGLQNNTIFEKVLEVTVKDSWRLPNNRGLGLAAVLGITFGAFLIGALLTAGLWYIYSHTRPISKLQPVSSTAPASESSSTNHSIGSTQSTPCSTSSMA